In a genomic window of Sarcophilus harrisii chromosome 4, mSarHar1.11, whole genome shotgun sequence:
- the LOC100920649 gene encoding oocyte zinc finger protein XlCOF22, with the protein MASRFRTSVTFQDVSVEFTREEWRRLEPAQRALYQDVMLENFQNLVSVGVPVSNLDILFLLERKAAAQRPREGGPTSLCPDFWSQEMKFKLQNLSMIQHNCLEASSKKRVPEHQHEQSKRREAKERGVHFVKKTNTLMSRSRTITRRKAFKRTVPLCSTLGRNLNLGLGFHALWRGVMRENLHKLRKNFRDFPNSLACKKSSFRKIFTTSSTYRKPFCYHSDLVKFHRVRFGEKLQEASECGNTFGRRSKVTGQLRICMGKKYKCNNYRKAFLESLTKQKGVNIQIKPFKSNEGGKSLRQRGRLLTHQRTHMVEKQFECSECRESFSQKADLLRHQGTHMAGKLFECNECERGFNRKENLLAHQRTHSGVKPFECSECGKGFSRKGNLISHQRTHTRDKPFACDECGKGFSWKANLVTHQRIHTGAKPFECKKCGKAFSQRGRFIDHQRIHTGEKPFECNECGKDFTRRENLVSHQRTHTRVKPFVCPECGVDFSWRSGLITHQRTHTGVKPFECTECGKGFRQRGHLVTHQRTHSEVKPYGCAECGKTFRDKGHLLKHQVTHTGAKPFACSECGKAFSYRSYLADHQRIHTGEKPFECEECGKCFNRKGNLIYHQRIHTGEKPFDCSECGKSFITKRTLTGHQRTHTGVKPFECSECGKSFSKKQSLIKHQKNHPGVKAF; encoded by the exons ATGGCTTCCAGGTTCCGG ACCTCAGTGACCTTCCAGGATGTGTCTGTGGAGTTCACCCGGGAGGAGTGGAGGCGCCTGGAGCCGGCCCAGAGGGCCCTGTACCAGGACGTGATGCTGGAGAACTTCCAGAACCTGGTCTCTGTGG GGGTCCCGGTCTCCAATCTGGATATTCTCTTCTTGTTGGAGAGAAAAGCAGCAGCTCAGAGGCCCAGAGAAGGAGGCCCCACGAGTCTTTGTCCAG atttttggagtcaggagatgaaGTTTAAGCTGCAGAACTTAAGTATGATACAGCATAATTGCCTAGAAGCGTCATCCAAGAAAAGAGTGCCAGAGCATCAGCATGAGCAATCCAAGAGGAGAGAAGCCAAGGAACGTGGTGTTCATTTTGTAAAAAAGACGAACACCCTCATGAGTCGGTCCAGAACCATCACTCGTAGGAAAGCTTTTAAGAGGACTGTGCCTCTTTGTAGTACTTTGGGGAGAAATCTGAATTTGGGTCTGGGTTTTCATGCCTTATGGAGAGGAGTTATGAGGGAAAACCTCCATAAACTTAGAAAAAACTTTAGGGATTTTCCAAATTCACTTGCATGTAAGAAATCCTCCTTCAGAAAGATCTTTACTACCTCTAGCACATACAGGAAACCCTTTTGTTACCACTCAGACTTAGTTAAATTTCACAGGGTGCGTTTTGGGGAAAAGTTACAAGAAGCCAGTGAATGTGGAAACACTTTTGGCAGAAGGTCAAAAGTCACTGGACAGCTAAGAATTTgtatggggaaaaaatataaatgtaataattataGGAAAGCCTTCTTGGAAAGCTTGACTAAACAGAAGGGAGTTAATATTCAGATTAAGCCTTTTAAAAGTAATGAGGGAGGGAAATCCTTGAGGCAAAGAGGACGTCTTCTTACCCATCAGAGAACTCATATGGTGGAAAAACAATTTGAATGTAGCGAATGCAGGGAAAGCTTCAGCCAAAAAGCAGACCTCCTTCGACATCAGGGCACTCACATGGCAGGAAAGctttttgaatgtaatgaatgtgagaGGGGTTTCAATCGGAAGGAAAACCTTCTTGCCCATCAGAGAACTCACAGCGGAGTAAAACCCTTTGAATGCAGTGAGTGCGGAAAAGGCTTCAGCCGGAAAGGGAACCTCATCTCCCATCAGAGAACTCACACCCGAGACAAACCCTTTGCATGTGACGAATGTGGCAAAGGTTTTAGCTGGAAGGCGAACCTCGTCACTcaccagagaatccacactggagccAAGCCCTTTGAGTGTAAGaagtgtgggaaagccttcagccaGAGGGGCCGCTTTATTGACcaccagagaatccacactggggaAAAGCCCTTTGAGTGCAACGAGTGTGGGAAAGACTTCACCCGGAGGGAAAACCTTGTTTCCCACCAGAGAACTCACACGAGGGTGAAGCCCTTTGTGTGCCCCGAGTGTGGGGTGGACTTCAGCTGGCGCTCGGGCCTGATCACCCACCAGAGGACCCACACAGGTGTGAAGCCCTTCGAATGCACGGAGTGCGGGAAGGGCTTCCGGCAGAGGGGCCACCTGGTCACCCACCAGAGAACGCACTCCGAGGTAAAGCCCTACGGGTGCGCCGAGTGCGGGAAGACCTTCCGCGACAAGGGGCACCTCCTCAAACACCAGGTCACCCACACCGGGGCAAAGCCCTTTGCCTGCAGCGAGTGTGGAAAGGCCTTCAGCTACCGGAGCTACCTGGCCGATCACCAGAGGATTCACACCGGAGAGAAACCCTTTGAGTGTGAGgaatgtggaaaatgttttaacCGCAAGGGAAATCTCATTTATCACCAGaggattcacactggagagaaaccctttgacTGCAGTGAATGTGGTAAATCCTTTATCACAAAGCGAACGCTTACTGGACATCAGAGAACTCACACTGGAGTCAAACCCTTTGAATGTAGTGAATGCGGGAAATCCTTCAGTAAGAAACAAAGCCTTATTAAACATCAGAAAAATCATCCTGGAGTCAAAGccttttga